A window of the Bacteroidia bacterium genome harbors these coding sequences:
- the hemN gene encoding oxygen-independent coproporphyrinogen III oxidase: MSSLIDKYNIPGPRYTSYPTVPFWNNKDFTSDLWQQSVIKTFNATNDSEGISIYIHLPFCEQLCTFCACHKRITKRHSVETPYLESILKEWNLYVKLFGRKPKIKEIHLGGGTPTFFSPENLKILLEGIFEKAEIDITPEFSFEGHPNNTTRNHLQTLYDLGFRRCSFGVQDYDPIVQKAINRIQPFENVKKVTELAREIGYKSVSHDLVFGLPFHNWEKMESTIRKTLELKPDRLAFYSYAHVPWVKGVGQRGFDENDLPSGEEKRKLYENGKKLLQELGYIEVGMDHFALEHDDLYQSMISGKIHRNFMGYTSSKTQLMIGLGMSAISDSWYGFAQNDKSVEEYQQIVEEGRIPVMHGHILNDEDLIIRRHILNIMCRLETSWDAQTTFPEIENVLKVLQEMQSDGLVEISENKLKITEKGRVFTRNVAMAFDLRLIRNKPETRIFSMTI, from the coding sequence ATGAGTTCTTTAATAGATAAATATAATATTCCTGGACCGCGCTACACTTCTTATCCTACTGTTCCGTTTTGGAATAATAAAGATTTTACAAGTGATTTATGGCAACAATCTGTCATTAAAACATTTAACGCAACCAATGATTCTGAGGGAATTTCCATCTACATCCATCTGCCTTTTTGTGAACAATTGTGTACTTTTTGCGCTTGTCATAAAAGAATTACAAAACGGCATTCTGTTGAAACTCCTTATTTGGAATCTATTCTGAAAGAGTGGAATTTATATGTAAAGTTATTTGGTAGAAAGCCGAAAATAAAAGAAATCCATTTAGGTGGTGGAACTCCTACATTTTTCTCACCAGAAAATCTTAAAATATTATTAGAAGGAATCTTTGAAAAAGCTGAAATTGACATAACTCCAGAGTTTTCTTTTGAAGGACATCCAAATAATACAACCAGAAATCATTTACAAACTTTGTATGATTTAGGTTTCCGCAGATGTAGTTTTGGCGTACAAGATTACGATCCAATCGTTCAAAAAGCTATCAATCGCATTCAACCTTTTGAAAATGTAAAAAAGGTAACAGAATTAGCAAGAGAAATTGGTTATAAAAGCGTTTCACACGATTTAGTTTTTGGTTTGCCTTTTCACAATTGGGAAAAAATGGAGTCAACTATCCGTAAAACCTTGGAGTTAAAACCCGATCGTTTAGCATTTTATTCCTATGCGCATGTTCCGTGGGTAAAAGGTGTTGGACAAAGAGGTTTTGATGAAAATGATTTGCCAAGTGGTGAAGAAAAGCGTAAACTCTACGAAAACGGAAAAAAGCTTTTGCAAGAATTAGGCTATATTGAAGTTGGAATGGATCATTTTGCGTTAGAGCATGACGATTTGTATCAATCAATGATTTCAGGAAAAATTCACCGTAATTTTATGGGTTATACTTCCAGTAAAACGCAGTTAATGATAGGTTTGGGAATGTCTGCCATTTCTGATTCGTGGTATGGATTTGCACAAAATGATAAAAGTGTAGAAGAATATCAACAAATAGTGGAAGAAGGTAGAATTCCAGTTATGCACGGACATATTCTGAACGATGAAGATTTGATTATCAGAAGACATATTCTGAATATTATGTGTCGTTTAGAAACCTCTTGGGATGCGCAAACTACTTTCCCTGAAATAGAAAATGTATTGAAAGTTTTACAAGAAATGCAAAGCGATGGCTTAGTAGAAATTTCTGAAAACAAGCTGAAAATCACTGAAAAAGGTCGCGTATTTACGAGAAATGTAGCAATGGCTTTTGATTTACGATTGATCCGTAATAAACCTGAAACCCGAATTTTCTCAATGACGATTTAG
- the folB gene encoding dihydroneopterin aldolase: MHKIILEEIKIYAFHGCLEEEAKIGGEYLIDVTLDTDFSKAAINDNLSETIDYVAVYEIVKKEMAQRSKLIEHVAQRISDALKNNFSMLLHAEIKITKVNPPMNGNVSRVSVVVSF, from the coding sequence ATGCACAAAATAATTCTCGAAGAAATAAAAATTTATGCCTTTCACGGTTGCTTGGAAGAGGAAGCAAAAATTGGCGGAGAATATTTAATTGATGTAACGTTGGATACAGATTTTTCGAAAGCAGCTATAAATGATAATCTTTCTGAAACTATTGATTACGTTGCTGTTTACGAAATTGTAAAAAAAGAAATGGCGCAACGTTCCAAATTAATTGAACATGTTGCGCAACGTATTTCGGACGCGTTGAAAAATAATTTTTCAATGCTTCTTCATGCCGAAATAAAAATCACGAAAGTAAATCCTCCGATGAATGGAAACGTGTCGCGCGTAAGTGTGGTTGTTTCTTTTTAA
- a CDS encoding tetratricopeptide repeat protein has protein sequence MKRGSKKYFFIPTIGAFLLMAACSTKKNTLVTRTFHNITSRFNGYYYSKLNVNEGVDKIAENHKEDYTKLLPLFVYADPKSAQSTYENFDKSIEKSSLVVQRHTITTKKGIEIPYAVKWIKYNYLLIGEAHFYKRDFFSALESFDYVAKEYKKSPLKYEAMMWEVRTYNEMEMPSSAGDLLDFLYNEPKFPKKYKRDLALVSADFCMHLGNDAQAIKWLTKAIVLTHKKRVKARYAFILGQLYARQKNTKKAVQLFKDCIKWHPSYDMVFNARMNIAGLFDISDEKNAKLIKKQLEKMLTDSKNNEYRDQIYYALAEIAEREQNIPLTINYLKLSVRASFSNNNQKARSYLKLADIFFDAPEYKLAQAYYDSTVTLLPKDYPNYELIVNKKENLTVLVKNLDIISRQDSLLKLARMSEKDRDVAIDTVIARVKQEEEKKAEEKLYQQQNNNFLSQNNQQTSGQQADPTIWYFYNQTTVGFGISEFVKKWGNRPLEDDWRRSTKQQQMTAVASEDSVSSDSSNTKNPTAKAARDPKNRAYYLKDIPLTEPEQKKATDEIIEAYFNLGSIYKEQLENDEKAISAFETLNSRFQKNKYEVPVYYRLYRLYLDENNTEKADYYKNILLNNYPQTEYAKIIKNPEYEKENALVASEVDSFYVGTYKTYQMANYSETLNRCRKADSLYSKSILMPKFSFLEALCIGRTQDVNAFQNALQKVTIKYPKDPVSKEAQNMLNAIQLSQHPEKAKAAADSLSKADTYTFDKDADYYWVIVVNVDKFDENKFKSAVSDMNNNSFSSQQLGLTSILMGESQLIYVKKFSGMAPAMNYYNFINEDKDILALLTKNKYNDFMISEANFRILYATHTTKQYSDFFTKNFLQK, from the coding sequence TTGAAACGAGGTTCAAAAAAATATTTTTTTATCCCTACTATTGGCGCATTTTTGCTGATGGCTGCGTGTTCTACCAAAAAGAACACGCTTGTTACGCGCACATTTCACAACATTACTTCCCGTTTCAACGGCTATTATTACTCGAAATTGAATGTGAATGAAGGCGTGGATAAAATAGCCGAAAATCACAAAGAAGATTACACAAAATTACTTCCTTTATTTGTTTACGCGGATCCGAAAAGTGCACAAAGCACGTATGAGAATTTTGATAAGTCCATTGAAAAATCATCCCTTGTCGTTCAGCGCCACACGATTACAACCAAAAAAGGAATCGAAATTCCTTATGCTGTAAAATGGATCAAGTACAATTATTTGCTTATTGGAGAAGCTCATTTTTACAAGCGCGATTTTTTTTCGGCACTTGAATCATTTGATTATGTAGCGAAAGAATACAAAAAATCACCACTTAAATACGAAGCGATGATGTGGGAAGTGCGTACCTACAACGAAATGGAAATGCCTTCGTCGGCAGGTGATTTACTCGATTTTTTATACAACGAACCAAAATTTCCAAAAAAATATAAACGTGATTTGGCACTTGTTTCGGCTGATTTTTGCATGCACTTGGGCAACGATGCACAAGCAATTAAGTGGCTCACAAAAGCCATCGTGCTAACACATAAAAAACGTGTGAAAGCCCGCTATGCCTTTATTTTAGGACAATTGTATGCCCGACAAAAAAACACCAAAAAGGCGGTACAATTGTTTAAAGATTGCATCAAATGGCATCCGAGTTACGATATGGTTTTTAATGCGCGAATGAACATTGCGGGTCTATTTGATATCAGCGATGAGAAAAACGCAAAATTGATTAAAAAGCAATTGGAAAAAATGCTAACGGATAGTAAAAATAATGAATACCGCGATCAAATTTATTATGCCTTGGCTGAAATTGCCGAAAGAGAACAGAATATTCCGCTTACGATTAATTATTTGAAACTTTCTGTGCGAGCCAGTTTTTCGAATAACAATCAGAAAGCTCGGTCCTATTTAAAATTGGCAGATATTTTTTTCGATGCTCCCGAATATAAATTAGCACAAGCTTATTACGACAGTACGGTTACCTTGCTTCCAAAAGATTATCCGAATTACGAACTCATTGTCAATAAAAAAGAAAATTTAACCGTTCTGGTAAAAAATTTGGATATTATTTCTCGCCAAGACAGTTTATTAAAATTAGCGCGTATGTCCGAAAAAGACAGAGATGTTGCCATTGACACCGTTATTGCGCGCGTAAAACAAGAAGAAGAAAAGAAGGCAGAGGAAAAATTATATCAACAACAAAACAATAATTTTTTAAGTCAGAATAATCAACAAACATCGGGTCAGCAAGCAGATCCGACCATTTGGTATTTTTACAATCAAACAACTGTTGGTTTCGGAATTTCGGAATTTGTAAAAAAATGGGGAAACCGTCCGTTGGAAGACGATTGGCGCAGAAGTACCAAACAGCAACAAATGACAGCAGTAGCGAGCGAGGATTCTGTGAGTAGCGACTCCTCTAATACCAAAAATCCAACTGCAAAAGCGGCAAGAGACCCTAAAAACAGAGCGTATTATTTGAAAGACATTCCGCTTACGGAACCAGAGCAGAAAAAGGCAACAGATGAAATTATTGAAGCCTATTTTAACTTGGGATCCATTTACAAAGAACAATTGGAGAACGATGAAAAAGCTATCAGCGCCTTTGAAACATTGAATAGCCGATTTCAAAAAAATAAATATGAAGTGCCGGTTTATTATCGATTATACCGACTTTATTTGGATGAAAACAATACCGAAAAAGCCGATTACTACAAAAACATTTTGCTGAATAATTATCCCCAAACGGAATATGCAAAAATTATTAAAAATCCAGAATATGAAAAAGAGAATGCCCTCGTTGCATCGGAAGTAGACAGCTTTTACGTAGGCACTTATAAAACGTACCAAATGGCTAATTATTCGGAAACCCTTAACCGTTGTCGAAAAGCGGATTCCTTGTATTCAAAGAGTATATTGATGCCGAAATTTTCTTTCTTGGAAGCCCTTTGTATCGGACGAACACAAGACGTTAATGCCTTCCAAAATGCACTTCAAAAAGTAACCATTAAATATCCGAAAGATCCAGTATCAAAAGAAGCTCAAAATATGTTAAATGCTATCCAGTTATCGCAACATCCTGAAAAAGCGAAAGCTGCCGCAGACAGTTTATCAAAAGCAGATACCTATACTTTTGATAAAGATGCAGATTATTACTGGGTAATTGTGGTAAATGTCGATAAATTTGATGAAAATAAATTCAAATCAGCCGTATCCGACATGAATAATAATTCCTTCAGCTCTCAACAATTGGGTCTAACTTCTATTCTGATGGGAGAGAGTCAATTAATTTATGTGAAAAAATTTAGCGGTATGGCGCCCGCAATGAATTATTACAATTTTATAAATGAAGACAAAGATATTTTGGCGCTTCTCACTAAAAATAAGTACAACGATTTTATGATTTCGGAAGCTAATTTCCGCATTTTATACGCTACTCACACGACTAAACAATATTCCGATTTTTTCACAAAAAATTTTCTACAGAAATAA
- a CDS encoding adenosylcobalamin-dependent ribonucleoside-diphosphate reductase, with product MEMTAAKQEHTNAKETYSFNEVFKKSINYFNGDELAATTWMNKYALKNNDGDFMEKTPDEMHKRMAIEFARIEKKHENSLVGSAQKISDYGKKRAFLSEERIYNYFKDFKYIIPQGSVMSGLGNPYMLASLSNCVVMPEIYDSYGGILKTDQQLVQLFKRRCGVGVDLSTLRPANTKVSNAAGTTSGAVSFMERFSNTTREVAQNGRRGALMLTMDIAHPDIENFITIKQDLTKVTGANISIRLSDEFMKAVQTDGEYTHRWPIDSKNPTVTKTIRAKDLWNKIIDCAHATAEPGLIFWDRQHYYSTSSVYPGYKNVSTNPCSEIAMQGGDSCRLVAINLYNFVDNPFTPKAKFNLKKFYEVTYESQRLMDDLVDLELEAITRILDKVKSDPEPDDVKSEEIKTWELLYNAGKKGRRTGLGFTALADTIAALGYSFDSNEAIAEIEIMMKEKCRAEFDSSIDMSIERGSFEGFSPEIEDTSEFVQMLKKELPKLYIRMMENGRRNISISTVAPTGTLSMLAQTSSGIEPVFLLSYKRRRKINAQNKKVKIDFIDEMGDEWEEFDVYHQKLKDWMSITGEKDISKNPYIGSTASEINWKKRIEIQSVVQKYVTHSISSTINLPNDVTKERVGEIYLESWLGGLKGITVYRDGSRNGVLISNDTTVDEKIIETVAPKRPKVLEAEILRFLNNNEKWIAVVGLLNGKPYEIFTGKAEDSFFLSLWVEKGYIIKNKNENGKSRYDFQYCDKESYKVTIEGLSRSFDKEYWNYAKLISGVLRHGMPLPYVVDLVSNLDFHHENINDWKGGVTRALKKYITDGTKAPDHKCMECGDIDGLIYEEGCLKCKSCGHSKCG from the coding sequence ATGGAAATGACAGCAGCAAAACAGGAACATACAAACGCAAAAGAAACCTATTCATTTAATGAAGTGTTTAAAAAATCAATCAACTATTTTAATGGAGATGAGTTGGCGGCGACAACTTGGATGAACAAATATGCGCTTAAAAATAATGATGGAGATTTTATGGAAAAAACTCCAGACGAAATGCATAAAAGAATGGCTATCGAATTTGCTAGAATAGAAAAAAAACATGAAAATAGTTTAGTTGGAAGCGCTCAAAAAATATCTGATTACGGTAAGAAGAGGGCATTCTTAAGTGAGGAGAGGATTTATAATTATTTCAAAGATTTTAAATACATTATTCCTCAAGGAAGTGTGATGAGCGGATTGGGTAATCCCTACATGTTGGCATCATTGTCTAATTGTGTAGTAATGCCTGAAATTTATGATTCGTATGGTGGAATTTTAAAAACAGATCAACAACTTGTTCAACTTTTTAAAAGAAGATGTGGCGTAGGCGTTGATTTATCTACTTTACGACCAGCAAATACAAAAGTATCCAATGCTGCAGGTACAACTTCGGGAGCTGTTTCTTTTATGGAGCGTTTCTCAAATACTACACGTGAAGTTGCTCAAAATGGAAGAAGAGGAGCTTTAATGTTAACAATGGATATCGCTCATCCAGACATTGAAAATTTTATTACCATTAAACAAGATTTAACCAAGGTTACTGGTGCTAATATTTCCATTCGTTTGTCGGATGAGTTCATGAAAGCGGTCCAAACTGATGGAGAATATACACACAGGTGGCCAATAGATTCTAAAAATCCGACTGTTACTAAAACTATTAGAGCAAAAGATTTGTGGAATAAAATTATTGATTGCGCACACGCTACTGCAGAGCCAGGTTTGATTTTTTGGGATAGGCAACATTATTATTCAACATCTTCGGTTTATCCGGGTTATAAAAATGTTTCTACAAATCCTTGTTCTGAAATTGCCATGCAAGGTGGAGATAGTTGTCGTTTAGTAGCGATTAACTTGTACAATTTTGTAGATAATCCTTTCACGCCAAAAGCAAAATTTAATTTGAAAAAATTCTATGAAGTAACCTACGAATCTCAACGACTAATGGATGATTTAGTTGATTTAGAGTTAGAAGCGATTACACGAATTTTAGATAAAGTAAAAAGTGATCCAGAACCTGATGACGTAAAATCAGAAGAAATAAAAACGTGGGAATTACTTTACAATGCTGGAAAAAAAGGGAGAAGAACTGGTTTAGGATTTACAGCTTTAGCAGATACAATCGCAGCACTTGGATATTCTTTTGATTCAAATGAAGCAATTGCTGAAATTGAAATAATGATGAAGGAAAAATGTCGTGCAGAATTTGATAGTTCTATTGATATGTCCATTGAAAGAGGAAGTTTTGAAGGCTTTTCTCCTGAAATTGAAGATACTTCAGAATTTGTTCAAATGCTGAAAAAAGAATTGCCTAAATTGTACATTAGAATGATGGAAAATGGGAGAAGAAATATTTCTATCAGCACAGTTGCACCAACTGGAACGCTAAGTATGTTAGCGCAAACTTCTTCTGGAATTGAACCTGTCTTTTTGTTATCGTATAAAAGACGAAGAAAGATAAATGCACAAAATAAAAAAGTAAAGATTGATTTTATAGATGAAATGGGCGATGAATGGGAAGAATTTGATGTTTATCACCAAAAGTTAAAAGATTGGATGTCAATAACAGGTGAAAAAGATATTTCAAAAAATCCATATATAGGTTCTACAGCATCAGAGATTAATTGGAAAAAGAGAATTGAAATTCAATCTGTTGTACAGAAATATGTGACGCATTCTATCAGTTCTACCATTAATTTACCGAATGATGTAACGAAAGAGCGAGTAGGAGAAATTTATTTAGAATCTTGGTTAGGTGGATTAAAAGGAATAACAGTTTACAGAGATGGTTCAAGAAATGGAGTGTTAATTTCTAATGATACAACTGTTGATGAGAAAATTATAGAAACAGTTGCGCCAAAACGACCAAAAGTGTTAGAAGCTGAAATCTTGCGTTTCCTGAATAATAATGAAAAATGGATTGCTGTTGTTGGATTATTAAACGGTAAACCGTACGAAATTTTTACGGGTAAAGCAGAAGATTCTTTTTTCTTATCACTTTGGGTTGAAAAAGGATATATCATTAAAAATAAAAACGAAAATGGTAAATCGAGATATGATTTCCAATATTGCGATAAAGAATCTTATAAAGTAACTATTGAAGGTTTGTCACGCTCTTTTGATAAAGAGTATTGGAATTATGCAAAACTAATTTCTGGCGTGTTAAGACATGGAATGCCTTTGCCTTACGTGGTAGATTTAGTAAGTAATTTAGATTTTCACCATGAAAATATCAACGATTGGAAAGGTGGAGTTACCAGAGCACTCAAAAAATATATTACTGATGGAACAAAAGCTCCTGATCACAAATGTATGGAATGTGGTGATATTGATGGATTGATTTACGAAGAAGGATGCCTTAAATGCAAAAGCTGCGGACATTCAAAATGCGGGTAA
- the gltX gene encoding glutamate--tRNA ligase produces MENRKVRVRFAPSPTGGLHMGGVRTALFGYLFAKKHKGDFILRIEDTDQTRYVNGAEEYIINALKWCGIEPNEGVGFGDGPHAPYRQSERKEKGIYAKYAQQLIDSGHAYYAFDTAEELDAMRKRLEIAKVTAPQYNSITRQNMRNSLTLSEDEVKKLMDAGTPYVIRLKVPRNEEIRFNDIIRGWIIVNSTQVDDKVLLKSDGMPTYHLAHIVDDIEMEMSHVIRGEEWLPSAPAHVLIYRYLGLENKMPLLVHLPLILKPDGNGKLSKRDKSGIPMFPLDWYDERTSEKYVGYRESGFFPEAFVNMLAMLGWNPGTTQEIFSMDELIQVFSFERVNKSGAKFDPDKTKWFNQQYLRKKSDVELTKLFSETFVEKLNTIEDKRLKDEKYIEGVCRLVKEKAHFVNEFWTSGNYFFEAPKTYDADVIKKRWNEQSVEFIKQVAEVFKSLTDFNSVETEKIFKETAEKLGINPGSVMQLFRVCLSGVAGGPALFEMTELLGKEEVVKRLETAVNSIK; encoded by the coding sequence ATGGAGAACAGAAAAGTGCGCGTTCGTTTCGCGCCAAGTCCTACGGGAGGCTTACACATGGGCGGCGTTCGTACCGCTTTATTCGGATATTTATTCGCTAAAAAACACAAGGGCGATTTTATTTTACGTATCGAAGATACCGATCAAACACGTTATGTAAATGGCGCGGAGGAATATATTATAAACGCGCTGAAATGGTGTGGCATTGAGCCAAACGAAGGTGTTGGTTTCGGTGACGGACCGCATGCGCCGTATCGCCAAAGTGAACGAAAAGAAAAAGGAATATACGCGAAATACGCGCAGCAACTCATTGATAGCGGCCATGCATATTATGCTTTTGATACTGCGGAAGAATTGGATGCGATGCGCAAACGCTTGGAAATTGCGAAGGTTACTGCTCCGCAATACAATTCCATCACGCGCCAAAACATGCGTAATTCCTTGACTTTATCGGAAGATGAAGTGAAAAAATTAATGGATGCCGGAACGCCTTACGTGATTCGTTTGAAAGTTCCGCGCAACGAAGAGATTCGGTTTAACGATATTATTCGCGGATGGATTATTGTGAATTCCACGCAAGTGGATGATAAAGTTTTATTGAAATCGGACGGAATGCCAACGTACCATTTGGCGCACATTGTGGACGATATTGAAATGGAAATGTCGCACGTAATTCGTGGTGAAGAATGGTTGCCTTCGGCACCAGCACACGTGTTGATTTACCGTTATTTAGGATTGGAAAATAAAATGCCTTTGCTTGTACATTTGCCTTTAATTTTAAAACCGGATGGTAACGGGAAGCTTTCTAAACGCGACAAATCGGGCATTCCGATGTTTCCGTTGGATTGGTACGATGAACGCACTAGCGAAAAATATGTAGGATATCGCGAAAGCGGATTTTTTCCGGAAGCCTTTGTAAACATGCTCGCCATGCTGGGTTGGAATCCGGGAACGACGCAAGAAATTTTTTCGATGGACGAATTAATTCAAGTATTTTCGTTTGAACGTGTTAATAAATCAGGCGCCAAATTTGATCCCGACAAAACAAAATGGTTCAATCAACAATATTTGCGCAAAAAATCGGATGTAGAATTAACGAAATTATTTTCGGAAACTTTCGTAGAAAAATTAAATACGATTGAAGATAAACGTTTGAAAGATGAAAAATATATCGAAGGTGTTTGTCGCTTGGTGAAAGAGAAGGCCCATTTTGTAAATGAATTTTGGACTTCCGGAAATTATTTTTTCGAAGCTCCAAAAACATACGATGCAGACGTAATTAAAAAACGTTGGAACGAACAATCTGTTGAATTTATAAAACAAGTTGCCGAAGTTTTTAAATCGCTCACTGATTTTAATTCCGTTGAAACGGAAAAAATATTTAAGGAAACTGCTGAAAAATTAGGTATTAATCCAGGTTCGGTCATGCAATTATTTCGCGTGTGTTTGAGTGGTGTTGCAGGTGGACCGGCATTGTTTGAAATGACCGAATTACTCGGAAAAGAAGAAGTGGTAAAACGTTTGGAAACAGCAGTCAATTCAATAAAATAA
- a CDS encoding class I SAM-dependent methyltransferase, whose protein sequence is MLLLKPENWKDYELLDCGNFEKLERFGQYITIRPEPQAVWDKAWSNQEWEKKAHLLFMPKSSSAGEWKKLKPAPDQWTISYQQDIRFRLGLTAFKHVGVFPEQGSNWDFIQQSVKKIQNPAPKVLNLFAYTGGASLAAKSAGADVTHVDSIKQVITWAKENMDLSGLRDIRWVVEDALKFVKREEKRGNKYNGIILDPPAFGHGPNGEKWKLEDHINEMMKSVLNILDPKEHFLILNAYSLGFSSIIIENLLKNNFPDSKKETGELFLQATSGVKLPLGVFGRLYNI, encoded by the coding sequence ATGCTGTTACTAAAACCCGAAAATTGGAAAGATTACGAATTGCTGGATTGCGGCAATTTTGAGAAATTGGAACGTTTCGGGCAATACATTACCATTCGCCCAGAGCCGCAAGCAGTGTGGGATAAAGCTTGGAGCAATCAGGAATGGGAGAAAAAAGCGCACTTGCTTTTTATGCCGAAATCGAGTTCTGCTGGTGAATGGAAAAAACTAAAACCTGCGCCCGATCAATGGACGATTTCGTATCAACAAGATATTCGCTTTCGTTTGGGATTAACGGCTTTCAAACACGTGGGCGTTTTTCCGGAGCAAGGTTCTAATTGGGATTTTATTCAGCAATCAGTAAAAAAAATACAAAATCCTGCACCAAAAGTGTTGAATTTATTCGCTTACACTGGCGGTGCATCTTTGGCGGCAAAAAGCGCTGGTGCGGATGTTACGCACGTGGATTCCATCAAACAAGTAATTACCTGGGCGAAGGAAAACATGGATTTATCAGGCTTGCGCGACATTCGTTGGGTAGTGGAAGATGCTTTGAAATTTGTAAAACGCGAAGAAAAAAGAGGAAATAAATACAACGGAATTATTTTAGATCCGCCTGCTTTCGGCCACGGACCGAACGGAGAGAAATGGAAATTGGAAGATCACATCAATGAAATGATGAAATCCGTTTTGAATATTTTGGATCCGAAAGAGCATTTTTTGATTCTGAATGCTTATTCCTTGGGCTTTTCCTCTATTATTATTGAAAACCTTTTGAAAAATAATTTTCCAGATTCGAAAAAAGAAACAGGAGAACTTTTTTTACAAGCTACGAGCGGAGTGAAGCTGCCTTTGGGCGTCTTCGGGCGATTGTATAATATTTAA
- a CDS encoding aldehyde dehydrogenase family protein, translating to MVETAKSAIAETLAHLGIKEINNGACTGTKWITTSGDLLESYSPADGTLIGSIKQATWDNYETVIAQAQKAFKEWQMVPAPKRGEVVRQIGNALRENKEHLGKLVSYEMGKIYQEGLGEVQEMIDICDFAVGLSRQLYGFTMHSEREKHRMYDQYHPLGIVGVVSAFNFPVAVWSWNAMLAMVCGDVAVWKPSSKTMLCALAVHHIIEKVLKENNVPEGVLTLVAAGSKYVGDDFLADKRIPLISATGSTRVGKKVGKIVGERLGRSLLELGGNNAIIISEHANMEMALRATVFGAVGTAGQRCTSTRRLIIKDSIYEAFKTKLIAAYQHIRIGNPLHVDTLVGPLIDKNAVKDFVNAIAEIKKEGGKIIFGGNVLDGKGYESGCYVNPCIAEVKNSYKIVQEETFAPILYLIKYSTIEEAIELQNDVPQGLSSSIFSNNMLETEKFLSHEGSDCGIANVNIGTSGAEIGGAFGGEKETGGGRESGSDAWKIYMRRQTNTINYGSSLPLAQGIKFDL from the coding sequence ATGGTAGAAACTGCAAAATCGGCAATTGCCGAAACACTCGCACACTTAGGAATAAAGGAAATAAATAACGGTGCTTGCACTGGAACCAAATGGATAACGACTTCCGGTGATTTACTGGAATCTTATTCTCCGGCTGATGGAACATTAATCGGTTCTATAAAACAAGCTACTTGGGATAATTACGAAACCGTTATCGCGCAAGCGCAAAAAGCGTTTAAAGAATGGCAAATGGTGCCTGCTCCGAAACGTGGCGAAGTGGTGCGACAAATAGGAAATGCGCTTCGTGAAAACAAAGAACATTTGGGAAAATTAGTGTCGTACGAAATGGGGAAAATTTATCAAGAAGGTTTAGGCGAAGTGCAGGAAATGATTGATATCTGTGATTTTGCTGTCGGACTTTCGCGTCAATTATATGGATTTACAATGCACTCGGAACGCGAAAAACACCGCATGTACGATCAATATCATCCGCTCGGAATTGTAGGCGTGGTGAGCGCTTTTAATTTTCCAGTTGCCGTTTGGTCGTGGAATGCCATGTTGGCAATGGTTTGCGGAGATGTAGCTGTTTGGAAACCAAGTTCGAAAACAATGTTATGCGCACTTGCAGTACATCATATTATTGAAAAAGTATTGAAAGAAAACAATGTTCCAGAAGGTGTTTTAACCTTGGTGGCTGCTGGTTCTAAATATGTAGGTGATGATTTTTTAGCCGATAAACGTATTCCTTTAATCTCTGCAACAGGCTCTACGCGCGTTGGAAAGAAAGTTGGGAAAATAGTAGGTGAACGTTTGGGCAGAAGTTTATTGGAATTAGGCGGTAACAATGCCATCATTATCAGCGAACATGCAAACATGGAAATGGCTTTGCGCGCCACTGTTTTCGGAGCTGTTGGAACAGCAGGACAACGTTGTACTTCTACTCGCAGATTGATTATTAAAGATTCTATTTACGAAGCTTTTAAAACAAAATTAATTGCCGCGTATCAACACATTCGCATCGGAAATCCTTTACATGTGGATACTTTGGTTGGTCCGTTAATTGATAAAAATGCGGTAAAAGATTTTGTAAACGCTATTGCTGAAATTAAAAAAGAAGGTGGAAAAATTATTTTCGGAGGCAATGTGTTAGACGGAAAAGGCTACGAATCGGGCTGCTACGTTAATCCGTGCATCGCGGAAGTAAAAAATAGTTATAAAATTGTTCAAGAAGAAACCTTCGCTCCCATTTTATATTTGATAAAATATTCGACTATCGAAGAAGCAATTGAATTGCAAAACGATGTGCCACAAGGTTTGTCGTCTTCTATATTTTCAAACAACATGTTGGAAACAGAAAAATTTCTTTCGCACGAAGGTTCTGATTGCGGAATTGCTAACGTAAACATCGGAACTTCTGGTGCTGAAATTGGTGGCGCTTTTGGTGGCGAAAAAGAAACAGGTGGCGGACGTGAATCTGGCTCTGATGCTTGGAAAATTTATATGCGCAGACAAACTAACACGATTAATTACGGTAGCAGTTTACCTTTAGCGCAAGGCATTAAATTTGATTTGTAA